A window from Pseudonocardia cypriaca encodes these proteins:
- a CDS encoding GTP-binding protein — protein sequence MDSVGSSYPSRPPIATAATISAKIVVAGGFGVGKTTFVGSVSEIMPLTTEAVMTEASAGVDDLAATPNKQTTTVAMDFGRVSLDADLILYLFGTPGQHRFWFMWDDLVRGAIGAVVLVDTRRLADSFAAIDFFEDRGLPYIVGLNCFDGLLQHRIEDVREAMSIDHNIPIVSCDARNRQSTKQTLITLVEHAMHHRMHAGAR from the coding sequence GTGGACTCCGTCGGCTCTAGTTACCCCAGCCGGCCTCCGATCGCGACCGCGGCCACGATCTCCGCCAAGATCGTGGTGGCAGGCGGCTTCGGTGTCGGCAAGACGACGTTCGTCGGCTCGGTGTCCGAGATCATGCCGCTCACCACCGAGGCCGTGATGACCGAGGCCAGTGCGGGCGTGGACGACCTCGCTGCCACGCCGAACAAGCAGACCACCACGGTGGCGATGGACTTCGGTCGTGTCTCCCTCGACGCCGACCTGATCCTGTACCTGTTCGGCACGCCCGGACAGCACCGTTTCTGGTTCATGTGGGACGACCTCGTGCGCGGGGCGATCGGCGCGGTCGTGCTGGTCGACACCCGCCGGCTCGCCGACTCCTTCGCGGCGATCGACTTCTTCGAGGACCGTGGGCTGCCGTACATCGTCGGCCTGAACTGCTTCGACGGGCTGCTCCAGCACCGCATCGAGGACGTGCGGGAAGCGATGTCGATCGACCACAACATCCCGATCGTCAGCTGCGACGCGCGCAACCGGCAGTCCACGAAGCAGACGCTGATCACGTTGGTGGAGCACGCCATGCACCACCGCATGCACGCAGGCGCTCGCTAA
- a CDS encoding DUF742 domain-containing protein — MALPQPAPVQQAPTGQSPTAPIDLRGVPVEQGGVEAGASAVRPYAWTRGRTKSGLDLAIEALVSTSQRAKDQMGLLQMEHRAVAELCEQTRSVAEVAALLSIPLGVARVVLGDMVGLNLVTVHQTASSAGNEPDLALMERVLSGLRRL, encoded by the coding sequence ATGGCCCTGCCGCAGCCCGCGCCGGTCCAGCAGGCACCGACGGGGCAGTCGCCCACCGCGCCGATCGATCTGCGCGGGGTCCCGGTGGAGCAGGGCGGGGTGGAGGCCGGAGCCTCGGCCGTCCGGCCGTACGCGTGGACCCGTGGCCGCACGAAGTCCGGCCTCGACCTGGCCATCGAGGCGCTCGTCTCCACCAGCCAGCGAGCCAAGGACCAGATGGGCCTGCTGCAGATGGAGCACCGGGCCGTCGCGGAGCTCTGCGAGCAGACGCGATCGGTCGCAGAGGTCGCGGCGCTCCTGTCGATCCCGCTCGGCGTGGCCCGGGTGGTGCTGGGTGACATGGTCGGGCTCAACCTGGTGACCGTGCACCAGACCGCGAGCAGCGCCGGCAACGAACCGGACCTCGCACTGATGGAAAGGGTGTTGAGTGGACTCCGTCGGCTCTAG
- a CDS encoding roadblock/LC7 domain-containing protein, producing the protein MTAPQIQPSRFGWLVTNFAERVPGVAHAIVVSADGLLLTASDRLPRDRADQLAAVASGLVSLTQGAARCFDAGGVVQTVVEMDRGIVLLMSISDGSCLAVLASPSCDIGLIGYEMTLLVDRVGQLLTPELRAELQGTFGR; encoded by the coding sequence ATGACGGCGCCACAGATCCAGCCGAGCCGGTTCGGATGGCTGGTCACGAACTTCGCGGAGCGGGTGCCCGGCGTGGCACACGCCATCGTCGTGTCCGCAGACGGCCTTCTGCTCACCGCATCCGACCGGCTTCCACGGGACCGAGCCGACCAGCTCGCCGCGGTGGCGTCGGGTCTGGTCAGCCTCACCCAGGGTGCGGCGCGCTGCTTCGACGCAGGCGGTGTGGTCCAGACGGTCGTCGAGATGGACCGCGGCATCGTGCTCCTGATGTCGATCAGCGACGGTTCCTGCCTCGCGGTGCTGGCGTCACCCAGCTGTGACATCGGCCTGATCGGATATGAGATGACGTTGTTGGTCGACCGGGTGGGTCAGCTGCTCACGCCCGAGCTGCGCGCCGAACTGCAGGGCACGTTCGGCCGCTGA
- a CDS encoding sensor histidine kinase: protein MTSTETRQPWSERLNPRNWTLTVKLVVVGIVPALLALVLGVLRVSDQAGVAAELGQSTQLLDVRERVASTADALREERDESTLFVAGERKGDRGVLEIGFNKSEAEAEEMLTALEGAEGLESTSLSALAQTKVQIGQLQNLRADVTDNPGIGARQILDRYGEVVTSLDVLDRAMLREVRTPGTAGLADALNAVNAAREQLAEQHTILGAGIRAGNLSPADANEVATDTELDGAFRDYRAALTAEQLARFGNFLDDAANAQRERIEAAIVATPPNQPIAVPAYEWDTAYHGSRAAVDRAGDLLRNELVAASVATEEQASNLAGVNAVVLMLGLLAGIAVAVLLARALIRSLRVLRSSALDVAERRLPEAVERMRAGQTPDVTVDPVPLVGRDEVGQVARAFDAVHGQAVRLAAEQASLQAGVSAMFVNLSRRSQALVERQLQLIEQLESNEQDSDQLANLFQLDHLATRMRRNSENLLVLAGTDLAKRNIAPVPMVDVLRAAVSEVESYQRIVVQTPPTATVAGRAASDVVHLLAELLDNATNFSPPDSQVVMSTTRATDGSIVVEIADRGVGMAEHELADANQRLGGPASVDVSASRRMGLFVVGRLAARHGINVRLSSSTGGQGSGLTALVSVPAHLIPSIEPVESSRTAGLPLVAGAAGGRPTVPPQRGANGTARSGGLSALIAGTDGTANPTGVFDTPVGGDGQLFTPPPSQGGSTPPSLPSRRPGSTLRPGSPSGPESGESGSDPADEQAREVAAQARRDQEAAAARAAAARAEEQAGTKQEQAGAESRNGHPVGLTGSPDQLGGAGQATGAERDAQAEKPVNGHGVSPLAPSTGSELPRRRPSRGLSPQPAAEQTPSQQPAQQQPAQQQPAQQQPAAEAGQAQPTAAQPPAVQSRPGPSPRQAEAEQRAAAEWAAPSHREREKPEQQFGRERRSDDANAAVSPPTMPMPVVRRGPAESQQTPSQQPEARPTESQQPAPQEESAAAEAAPQPAAQPEDLAPRQRDVQQPVAQQPAPRPTPRPTPRPFAQAGSAPAHEQALSNQPERPPADADALFAPNVPVISEPNGRGLGGRPEGSGFDLGETTPIFEEIASAWFRSNRQIPVEYEQQQNGTQQQNGPAQPSESALPNRAGRPETAAAPTPPPAPPVAPPQPAPQPVPQPAPQRLPRPAPSPRPAPPPVPAPPPPPTEEVPITPAPEPEPVEQEFASLADEGWRAASGALAERQEELTSAGLPKRRPRARLVPGSAGSSVLAPPAGSMRSAESIRGRLASYQQGVRQGRESRMRGDQQHNGGTDPANAGGNHDEESS, encoded by the coding sequence GTGACCAGCACCGAGACCAGGCAACCCTGGTCCGAGCGGCTGAACCCGCGCAACTGGACGCTGACCGTCAAGCTTGTGGTTGTCGGGATAGTTCCCGCACTGCTCGCTCTGGTCCTCGGCGTCCTGCGCGTCTCCGACCAGGCGGGGGTAGCTGCCGAGCTCGGGCAGAGCACCCAGCTGCTCGACGTACGGGAGCGGGTGGCGAGCACCGCCGACGCCCTCCGCGAGGAACGGGACGAGTCCACGCTGTTCGTGGCGGGTGAGCGCAAGGGCGACCGCGGCGTCCTCGAGATCGGCTTCAACAAGAGCGAGGCCGAGGCCGAGGAGATGCTCACCGCACTGGAGGGTGCCGAGGGCCTCGAGTCCACGAGCCTCTCCGCGCTCGCGCAGACCAAGGTGCAGATCGGCCAGCTGCAGAACCTGCGGGCCGACGTCACCGACAACCCGGGCATCGGGGCCAGGCAGATCCTCGACCGCTACGGCGAGGTGGTCACGAGCCTCGACGTCCTCGACCGCGCCATGCTGCGCGAGGTGCGGACGCCGGGCACCGCAGGCCTCGCCGACGCGCTCAACGCCGTCAACGCCGCCCGCGAGCAGCTCGCCGAGCAGCACACGATCCTCGGCGCCGGCATCCGCGCGGGCAACCTGTCGCCCGCCGACGCCAACGAGGTCGCAACCGACACCGAGCTCGACGGGGCGTTCCGCGACTACCGCGCCGCGCTCACGGCAGAGCAGCTCGCCCGCTTCGGCAACTTCCTCGACGACGCCGCCAACGCCCAGCGCGAGCGGATCGAGGCGGCCATCGTCGCCACCCCGCCGAACCAGCCGATCGCGGTGCCTGCCTACGAGTGGGACACCGCCTACCACGGCTCCCGCGCCGCCGTCGACCGCGCAGGCGACCTCCTGCGGAACGAGCTGGTCGCGGCGAGCGTCGCGACCGAGGAGCAGGCCAGCAACCTCGCGGGCGTCAACGCCGTGGTCCTGATGCTCGGCCTCCTGGCGGGCATCGCGGTCGCCGTGCTCCTCGCCCGCGCCCTGATCCGGTCGCTGCGCGTGCTGCGCTCCTCCGCCCTCGACGTCGCCGAGCGGCGGCTCCCCGAGGCCGTCGAGCGCATGCGCGCGGGGCAGACCCCGGACGTCACCGTCGACCCGGTGCCGCTCGTCGGCCGCGACGAGGTCGGCCAGGTGGCCCGCGCGTTCGACGCGGTGCACGGACAGGCCGTCCGCCTCGCCGCCGAGCAGGCCTCCCTGCAGGCCGGCGTCAGCGCGATGTTCGTCAACCTCTCCCGCCGCAGCCAGGCGCTCGTCGAACGCCAGCTGCAGCTGATCGAGCAGCTGGAGAGCAACGAGCAGGACTCCGACCAGCTGGCGAACCTCTTCCAGCTCGACCACCTCGCCACCCGTATGCGGCGCAACAGCGAGAACCTGCTGGTCCTCGCGGGCACCGACCTCGCCAAGCGCAACATCGCGCCGGTGCCGATGGTCGACGTGCTGCGGGCCGCCGTGTCGGAGGTCGAGTCGTACCAGCGGATCGTCGTGCAGACCCCGCCCACGGCCACGGTCGCCGGGCGCGCGGCCTCCGACGTCGTCCACCTGCTCGCCGAGCTGCTGGACAACGCCACCAACTTCTCCCCGCCCGACTCCCAGGTGGTCATGAGCACCACCCGGGCCACCGACGGCTCCATCGTGGTCGAGATCGCCGACCGTGGCGTGGGCATGGCCGAGCACGAGCTGGCCGACGCCAACCAGCGCCTCGGCGGGCCGGCATCCGTCGACGTGTCCGCGTCGCGGCGCATGGGCCTGTTCGTGGTCGGTCGACTTGCGGCTCGCCACGGCATCAACGTCCGGTTGAGCAGCTCCACGGGCGGCCAGGGGTCGGGTCTCACCGCACTGGTCTCGGTCCCGGCGCACCTCATCCCGTCCATCGAGCCGGTCGAGTCGAGCCGCACCGCGGGTCTCCCGCTGGTCGCGGGTGCCGCGGGCGGGCGTCCCACGGTGCCACCGCAGCGCGGGGCCAACGGCACCGCGCGCAGCGGTGGGCTATCCGCGCTGATCGCGGGCACCGACGGCACCGCCAACCCCACCGGTGTCTTCGACACCCCGGTGGGCGGCGACGGCCAGCTGTTCACCCCGCCACCCAGCCAGGGCGGCAGCACGCCGCCCTCCCTGCCCAGCAGGCGCCCGGGATCCACCCTCCGCCCGGGCAGCCCGTCCGGGCCGGAGAGTGGCGAGAGCGGCTCCGACCCCGCGGACGAGCAGGCTCGCGAGGTGGCTGCGCAGGCCCGTCGCGACCAGGAGGCCGCGGCGGCACGGGCCGCGGCGGCGCGCGCCGAGGAACAGGCCGGCACGAAGCAGGAGCAGGCCGGCGCCGAGTCCCGCAACGGCCACCCCGTCGGCCTCACCGGCAGCCCCGACCAGCTCGGCGGCGCCGGGCAGGCCACCGGCGCCGAGCGCGACGCGCAGGCGGAGAAGCCGGTGAACGGGCACGGCGTGTCGCCCCTCGCGCCTTCCACCGGCTCCGAGCTGCCGCGACGCAGGCCGAGCCGGGGGCTGTCGCCGCAGCCCGCGGCGGAGCAGACCCCGTCCCAGCAGCCGGCCCAGCAGCAGCCCGCCCAGCAGCAGCCGGCGCAGCAGCAGCCGGCTGCCGAGGCGGGCCAGGCTCAGCCCACTGCCGCCCAGCCGCCTGCCGTCCAGTCCCGGCCGGGGCCGTCGCCCCGGCAGGCCGAGGCGGAGCAGCGGGCCGCGGCCGAGTGGGCCGCGCCGTCCCACCGGGAGCGGGAGAAGCCGGAGCAGCAGTTCGGGCGCGAGCGCCGCAGCGACGACGCGAACGCCGCGGTGTCCCCGCCCACGATGCCGATGCCCGTGGTGCGCCGTGGGCCGGCGGAGTCGCAGCAGACCCCGTCGCAACAGCCCGAGGCCCGGCCCACCGAGTCGCAGCAGCCAGCACCGCAGGAGGAGTCCGCGGCGGCAGAGGCGGCGCCCCAGCCCGCCGCACAGCCGGAGGACCTGGCGCCCCGGCAGCGGGACGTCCAGCAGCCCGTGGCTCAGCAGCCGGCTCCGCGGCCCACACCGCGGCCCACACCGCGGCCGTTCGCCCAGGCCGGCTCGGCGCCGGCCCATGAGCAGGCGCTGTCCAACCAGCCGGAGCGGCCGCCGGCGGACGCCGACGCGTTGTTCGCGCCCAACGTGCCGGTCATCTCGGAGCCGAACGGCCGTGGTCTCGGTGGCCGCCCGGAGGGCAGCGGGTTCGACCTCGGCGAGACCACGCCGATCTTCGAGGAGATCGCCTCTGCGTGGTTCCGCTCGAACCGGCAGATCCCGGTCGAGTACGAGCAGCAGCAGAACGGCACCCAGCAGCAGAACGGGCCTGCCCAGCCGAGCGAGTCCGCTCTGCCGAACCGCGCCGGCCGGCCCGAGACGGCGGCGGCGCCGACGCCGCCCCCTGCTCCGCCGGTCGCACCGCCTCAGCCCGCGCCGCAGCCCGTGCCCCAGCCCGCGCCCCAGCGCCTGCCGCGGCCCGCGCCGTCCCCCCGGCCGGCCCCGCCCCCGGTGCCGGCACCGCCGCCGCCGCCCACGGAGGAGGTGCCGATCACCCCGGCGCCCGAGCCTGAGCCCGTCGAGCAGGAGTTCGCGAGCTTGGCCGACGAGGGGTGGCGAGCAGCCAGCGGCGCGCTCGCGGAGCGCCAGGAAGAGCTCACTTCGGCCGGGCTGCCCAAGCGCCGGCCACGTGCGCGGCTGGTGCCCGGCAGTGCAGGATCTTCCGTACTGGCACCTCCCGCAGGTTCCATGCGCAGCGCGGAGAGCATCCGCGGCCGTCTCGCGAGCTACCAGCAGGGCGTTCGTCAGGGCCGCGAGAGCAGGATGCGCGGCGATCAGCAGCACAACGGTGGTACGGATCCCGCCAACGCGGGTGGTAATCACGACGAGGAGTCCTCATGA
- a CDS encoding DNA repair helicase XPB, which produces MTDGPLIVQSDKTLLLEVDHPDAPAARGAIAPFAELERAPEHVHTYRVTPLALWNARAAGHDAEQVVDALVRYSRYAVPQPLLVDVVDTMGRYGRLQLTHSPVHGLVMVALDRAVLEEVLRQKKIAPLLGARIDDDTVIVHPSERGHLKQALLKIGWPAEDLAGYVDGEAHPIALAEDGWSLRGYQREAVEGFWAGGSGVVVLPCGAGKTLVGAAAMAEAQATTLILVTNTVAGRQWKRELVARTSLTEEEIGEYSGERKEIRPVTIATYQVMTRKSKGEYKHLDLFDSRDWGLIIYDEVHLLPAPVFRMTADLQSRRRLGLTATLVREDGREGDVFSLIGPKRYDAPWRDIEQQGWIAPAECTEVRVTLTDNERMGYAVTEAEERYRVASTAHTKLAVVKGILDRHPGEPALVIGAYLEQLEELGQVLDAPVIQGSTKNREREALYDSFRRGELPVLVVSKVANFSIDLPEASVAIQVSGTFGSRQEEAQRLGRLLRPKADGRQAHFYSVVSRDTLDTDYAAHRQRFLAEQGYAYRIVDADDLLGPAVPDVS; this is translated from the coding sequence ATGACCGATGGGCCGCTCATCGTCCAGTCCGACAAGACGTTGTTGCTCGAGGTCGACCACCCCGACGCCCCGGCGGCGCGCGGCGCGATCGCGCCCTTCGCCGAGCTCGAGCGCGCCCCGGAGCACGTCCACACCTACCGGGTCACCCCGCTCGCCCTGTGGAACGCCCGTGCAGCGGGCCACGACGCCGAGCAGGTCGTCGACGCGCTGGTCCGCTACTCGCGCTACGCGGTCCCGCAGCCCCTGCTCGTCGACGTCGTCGACACGATGGGCCGCTACGGGCGCCTGCAGCTCACCCACTCCCCCGTCCACGGTCTCGTCATGGTCGCGCTCGACCGGGCGGTGCTCGAGGAGGTGCTGCGGCAGAAGAAGATCGCGCCGCTGCTCGGCGCCCGCATCGACGACGACACGGTGATCGTGCACCCCTCGGAGCGCGGCCACCTCAAGCAGGCGCTGCTCAAGATCGGCTGGCCGGCCGAGGACCTCGCCGGCTACGTCGACGGCGAGGCGCACCCGATCGCACTGGCCGAGGACGGCTGGTCGTTGCGCGGTTACCAGCGCGAGGCCGTCGAGGGGTTCTGGGCGGGCGGCTCCGGTGTCGTCGTGCTGCCCTGCGGGGCCGGCAAGACGCTCGTGGGCGCGGCGGCGATGGCGGAGGCCCAGGCCACCACGCTGATCCTCGTCACCAACACGGTGGCCGGCCGGCAGTGGAAGCGCGAGCTCGTGGCGCGCACCAGCCTCACCGAGGAGGAGATCGGCGAGTACTCCGGCGAGCGCAAGGAGATCCGCCCGGTCACGATCGCGACCTACCAGGTGATGACGCGCAAGAGCAAGGGCGAGTACAAGCACCTCGACCTGTTCGACTCCCGGGACTGGGGGTTGATCATCTACGACGAGGTGCACCTGCTGCCGGCCCCGGTCTTCCGGATGACGGCCGACCTGCAGTCGCGGCGGCGCCTCGGCCTCACGGCCACCCTCGTCCGCGAGGACGGGCGCGAGGGCGACGTCTTCTCCCTCATCGGCCCGAAGCGCTACGACGCGCCGTGGCGCGACATCGAGCAGCAGGGCTGGATCGCACCGGCGGAGTGCACCGAGGTGCGGGTCACGCTCACCGACAACGAGCGGATGGGCTACGCGGTCACCGAGGCCGAGGAGCGCTACCGCGTGGCGTCCACGGCGCACACGAAGCTCGCCGTCGTGAAGGGCATCCTCGACCGCCACCCCGGCGAGCCCGCGCTCGTCATCGGGGCGTACCTCGAGCAGCTGGAGGAGCTGGGGCAGGTGCTCGACGCCCCCGTGATCCAGGGCTCCACGAAGAACCGGGAGCGGGAGGCGCTGTACGACTCCTTCCGCCGCGGCGAGCTGCCGGTGCTGGTCGTGAGCAAGGTGGCCAACTTCTCCATCGACCTGCCGGAGGCGAGCGTCGCCATCCAGGTCTCCGGCACCTTCGGGTCGCGCCAGGAGGAGGCGCAGCGGCTCGGCAGGCTGCTGCGACCCAAGGCCGACGGCCGGCAGGCGCACTTCTACTCGGTGGTCTCGCGCGACACGCTCGACACCGACTACGCAGCGCACCGGCAGCGGTTCCTCGCGGAACAGGGTTACGCCTACCGGATCGTCGACGCCGACGATCTGCTCGGACCCGCTGTGCCGGACGTGAGCTGA
- a CDS encoding GAF domain-containing sensor histidine kinase — MASRDEAAAERVLGQEHLLNTLLAERDGLLSVLDRVLALHGTARLIRDAAGAEAGFVAEVEGTSQAVIRWLAGNRTDSLQDLAVPSGQGVGGRVLALGRPVRVSDYVTARSITHQFDGLVSREDMSAMLAVPVLDDRPGSTRTVAVAYAALRGPGEFGDDAVRAVQAVAADAARALRLADRAALVRATAVAAERQRMQAALHDSVGAMLFSIGAQVRDLRSTLPDNPVLRSRLGRLESDISAASLALREALLALAESSPERALPIEIAEHCRSFEARTGVPARFVQLGPVPPLDAERTTLLISAVREGLLNVEKHADAATVVVSLGEVDGGIQVAVADDGVARNAEGTEPEEGSGLGIRLLAEKAARLGGRASLVHDEDGGTTLRLLVPGPPR, encoded by the coding sequence ATGGCGTCGAGGGATGAAGCCGCGGCGGAGCGGGTCCTCGGGCAGGAGCACCTTCTCAACACGCTGCTGGCCGAGCGCGACGGGCTGCTGTCGGTGCTCGACCGGGTGCTCGCGCTGCACGGCACCGCCCGGTTGATCCGCGATGCCGCGGGGGCGGAAGCGGGGTTCGTCGCCGAGGTCGAGGGCACGTCCCAGGCCGTCATCAGGTGGCTCGCCGGCAACCGCACCGACTCCCTGCAGGACCTCGCCGTGCCGAGCGGGCAGGGCGTCGGCGGCCGGGTACTGGCGCTGGGCCGCCCGGTTCGGGTCAGCGACTACGTCACGGCGCGCAGCATCACCCACCAGTTCGACGGGCTCGTGAGCCGCGAGGACATGTCGGCGATGCTCGCGGTGCCGGTCCTGGACGACCGCCCGGGGAGCACGCGCACGGTCGCGGTGGCGTACGCGGCTCTGCGGGGCCCCGGCGAGTTCGGTGACGACGCCGTCCGGGCGGTGCAGGCGGTGGCCGCCGACGCGGCCCGCGCGCTGCGCCTCGCGGACCGGGCAGCGCTGGTCCGTGCCACCGCGGTGGCCGCGGAACGGCAGCGGATGCAGGCGGCCCTGCACGACTCGGTCGGGGCGATGCTCTTCTCGATCGGCGCCCAGGTCCGCGACCTGCGCTCGACGCTGCCGGACAACCCGGTCCTGCGTTCCCGGCTGGGCCGGCTGGAGTCCGACATCTCGGCTGCGTCTCTCGCGCTCCGGGAGGCGCTGCTCGCCCTCGCCGAGTCGAGCCCGGAGCGCGCCCTGCCGATCGAGATCGCGGAGCACTGCCGCAGCTTCGAGGCACGCACCGGCGTGCCGGCGCGGTTCGTGCAGCTCGGGCCCGTCCCGCCCCTGGACGCCGAACGCACGACACTCCTGATCAGCGCCGTCCGGGAGGGCCTGCTCAACGTCGAGAAGCACGCCGACGCCGCAACCGTCGTGGTCAGCCTCGGCGAGGTGGACGGCGGGATCCAGGTCGCGGTGGCCGACGACGGCGTCGCCCGCAACGCCGAAGGGACCGAGCCGGAGGAAGGCAGCGGCCTGGGGATCCGGCTGCTGGCGGAGAAGGCGGCCCGGCTCGGTGGCCGGGCCAGCCTCGTGCACGACGAGGACGGCGGCACGACCCTTCGGCTGCTCGTGCCGGGCCCGCCGCGATGA
- a CDS encoding response regulator: MSPARVMVVDDHPVVRDGVALLLRNEPALVVVGSAESGRAALERAAALRPDLVLLDLRLPDMLAPEVVSGLRAAVPAARVVVFTAHGDHHGVQAALDAGAHGALLKDAAVTDLVAALRRVLRGERVCDPRMVRDEDASRSAVARSGLTRREYEVLRLAAQGRTNPEIAETTGLARNTVKTYLQSALHKLGARNRVEAIGKASEAGLL; this comes from the coding sequence ATGAGCCCGGCTCGGGTCATGGTGGTGGACGACCACCCGGTCGTCCGCGACGGCGTTGCGCTGCTGCTGCGCAACGAGCCGGCGCTGGTCGTCGTCGGGTCGGCCGAGAGCGGGCGCGCGGCACTCGAACGGGCCGCGGCGCTGCGCCCCGACCTGGTGCTGCTCGACCTGCGGCTGCCCGACATGCTCGCGCCCGAGGTGGTGTCGGGGCTGCGCGCGGCGGTACCGGCAGCACGGGTGGTGGTCTTCACCGCGCACGGCGACCACCACGGCGTGCAGGCAGCTCTCGACGCCGGGGCGCACGGCGCCTTGCTCAAGGACGCCGCCGTCACCGACCTCGTGGCGGCACTGCGCCGCGTGCTGCGCGGCGAGCGGGTCTGCGACCCGCGGATGGTGCGGGACGAGGACGCCAGCCGATCCGCCGTGGCGCGCAGCGGGCTCACCCGGCGCGAGTACGAGGTGCTGCGCCTCGCCGCGCAGGGCCGGACCAACCCGGAGATCGCCGAGACCACCGGCCTGGCGCGCAACACGGTGAAGACCTACCTGCAGTCCGCGCTGCACAAGCTGGGCGCCCGCAACCGGGTGGAGGCGATCGGCAAGGCGAGCGAGGCGGGTCTCCTGTAG
- a CDS encoding ABC transporter ATP-binding protein → MLNVRGLSVRYGRSVRALEDVDVEVGNGVLAVLGGNGAGKSTLLRTVSGTVRMHGGAVTSGEVLVDGTRVDQMDPAAIVRRGVVAVPEGRQVFARMTVEENLRAGGLGARSAAARASARARVHELFPVLVERARQRAGLLSGGEQQMLAIGRALMSGPRLLLLDEPSLGLAPQMVARIAAIVRDIHAQGTAVVLVEQNATMALQVADHAVALEVGRVALAGPASELAASDEVQRLYLGGHAESAEQAAAEAREAERQLSGRTLARWTS, encoded by the coding sequence ATGCTGAACGTGCGCGGGCTGTCGGTGCGCTACGGGCGCTCCGTGCGCGCCCTCGAGGACGTGGACGTCGAGGTCGGCAACGGCGTGCTCGCGGTGCTGGGCGGCAACGGGGCGGGGAAGTCGACGCTGCTGCGGACCGTCTCGGGAACGGTCCGGATGCACGGCGGGGCCGTCACCTCGGGCGAGGTCCTCGTCGACGGCACGCGGGTCGATCAGATGGACCCGGCCGCCATCGTCCGCCGCGGGGTGGTCGCGGTCCCCGAGGGCAGGCAGGTCTTCGCCCGGATGACGGTGGAGGAGAACCTGCGCGCGGGCGGCCTCGGTGCCAGGTCGGCTGCCGCCCGCGCGTCCGCCCGCGCGCGCGTGCACGAGCTCTTCCCGGTGCTCGTGGAGCGGGCACGCCAGCGCGCCGGTCTGCTGTCCGGCGGCGAGCAGCAGATGCTCGCGATCGGCAGGGCCCTGATGTCCGGGCCCCGGCTGCTCCTGCTCGACGAGCCGTCGCTCGGGCTCGCGCCGCAGATGGTGGCACGCATCGCGGCCATCGTCCGCGACATCCACGCCCAGGGCACGGCGGTCGTGCTCGTCGAGCAGAACGCGACGATGGCCCTGCAGGTGGCCGACCACGCCGTTGCGCTGGAGGTGGGGCGCGTCGCGCTCGCCGGGCCGGCTTCGGAGCTGGCTGCGAGCGACGAGGTGCAGCGGCTCTACCTCGGCGGGCATGCCGAGTCGGCCGAGCAGGCGGCGGCCGAGGCACGCGAGGCGGAGCGGCAGCTGTCCGGACGGACGCTGGCGCGGTGGACCTCATGA
- a CDS encoding ABC transporter ATP-binding protein, whose translation MTADTARAGTEPLTDRADVPELRVEGVSLRFAGVTALDDVSFTVRPGTVHALIGPNGAGKSSCFNVICGVYRPTAGRVRLGDSVLTGMPPHRMARLGIGRSFQNIALSQHSTVLDNVLLGRHSLTRGGFLSGGLRLPWVARQERVHTRRAADICEFLGIADRLHTPVSALPYGVAKLVDVARALAVEPRVLLLDEPAAGLNAVETAVMASTIRALRDALGISVLLVEHDMGLVMGIADRVSVLDFGRLIADGEPAAVQRDPEVVRAYLGAADEEEPR comes from the coding sequence ATGACAGCAGACACGGCTCGCGCCGGCACGGAGCCGCTGACCGACCGCGCTGACGTCCCGGAGCTGCGGGTCGAGGGGGTGAGCCTGCGCTTCGCCGGTGTGACCGCCCTCGACGACGTGTCGTTCACCGTGCGCCCCGGCACCGTCCACGCCCTGATCGGGCCGAACGGTGCGGGCAAGTCGAGTTGCTTCAACGTGATCTGCGGGGTCTACCGGCCGACGGCCGGCCGGGTCCGGCTCGGTGACAGCGTCCTGACCGGGATGCCTCCGCACCGCATGGCCCGGCTGGGCATCGGTCGCTCGTTCCAGAACATCGCGCTGTCCCAACACTCGACCGTGCTGGACAACGTCCTGCTGGGTCGCCACTCGCTCACCCGCGGCGGGTTCCTGTCGGGCGGCCTGCGGTTGCCGTGGGTCGCCCGGCAGGAGCGGGTGCACACGCGGCGCGCAGCCGATATCTGCGAGTTCCTGGGCATCGCCGACCGGCTGCACACGCCCGTGTCCGCCCTGCCGTACGGCGTGGCGAAGCTCGTGGACGTCGCCCGCGCGCTGGCCGTCGAGCCGCGCGTGCTGCTGCTCGACGAGCCCGCCGCCGGCCTCAACGCGGTGGAGACCGCCGTCATGGCGAGCACCATCCGCGCCCTGCGCGACGCGCTGGGCATATCGGTGCTGCTGGTCGAACACGACATGGGCCTGGTCATGGGCATCGCCGACCGCGTCAGCGTGCTCGACTTCGGCCGGCTCATCGCCGACGGCGAGCCGGCGGCCGTGCAGCGCGATCCCGAGGTCGTCCGCGCCTACCTCGGCGCCGCCGACGAGGAGGAGCCCCGGTGA